The following are from one region of the Mycetohabitans rhizoxinica HKI 454 genome:
- a CDS encoding CreA family protein, translating to MKRTTTGIALAAAALLCWCAPTDAEEIGRVNTNFRITGSDRVVVEAYDDPAVNGVTCYVSRARTGGVKGTLGVAEDPTETSIACRQVAALQFKVPLPLQADIFSERISLIFKTLHVVRVVDRKRNALVYLTYSDRVVSGSAKNSVTAVPVQGQSIPLR from the coding sequence ATCAAGCGAACGACAACGGGTATCGCGCTGGCCGCCGCCGCACTGCTGTGCTGGTGCGCGCCGACCGACGCAGAAGAAATTGGCAGGGTCAATACGAATTTCCGGATTACCGGATCGGACCGGGTCGTGGTCGAAGCCTATGACGACCCAGCCGTCAACGGTGTCACTTGTTACGTGTCGCGCGCGCGTACCGGCGGGGTTAAGGGCACGCTGGGCGTTGCCGAGGATCCGACCGAAACGTCGATTGCCTGCCGACAGGTTGCCGCCCTGCAATTCAAGGTGCCACTGCCGCTGCAAGCCGACATCTTTTCGGAACGGATATCGCTGATCTTCAAAACATTGCATGTCGTGCGCGTAGTCGACCGCAAGCGTAATGCGCTGGTCTATCTGACCTACAGCGATCGCGTCGTGTCTGGCAGTGCGAAGAACAGCGTGACGGCTGTACCGGTGCAGGGTCAATCCATCCCGCTCAGATGA
- the fdxA gene encoding ferredoxin FdxA, producing MTHVVTESCIKCRYTDCVDVCPVDCFREGPNFLAIDPDECIDCAVCVAECPVNAIYAEEDVPGDQQQFIQLNAELAKDWPSITRTKPPLPDAVEWKDVKDKLKLLER from the coding sequence ATGACTCACGTTGTGACCGAAAGCTGCATCAAGTGCCGCTATACTGACTGTGTCGACGTATGCCCAGTGGACTGCTTTCGCGAAGGTCCGAACTTCCTCGCGATCGACCCGGACGAGTGCATCGATTGCGCAGTTTGCGTAGCGGAATGCCCGGTCAATGCGATCTATGCGGAAGAAGACGTCCCCGGCGACCAGCAACAATTCATCCAACTGAACGCGGAACTGGCGAAGGACTGGCCCAGCATCACACGGACTAAGCCTCCTCTGCCGGACGCGGTGGAATGGAAAGACGTGAAAGACAAGCTGAAGCTGCTCGAGCGATGA
- a CDS encoding LutC/YkgG family protein, translated as MDTSAARRNIIARIRAAQRRPALPAAAEREALTDYLARHPVGPRPDLPGDLVELFVTQSRKMATSVACVDGPQQVPAAVAAYLHEHKLATTAVAWPALADYGWADVGRQLEFRMPRDGDLTGITGCFCAVAETGTLALLSGEDEFVSAGLLPQTHIAIVPASRVVGGLEDAFALMRAERGELPRAVNFISGPSRTGDIEQTIVLGAHGPYRVHAVVVRDA; from the coding sequence ATGGACACTTCGGCGGCTCGCCGTAACATCATTGCTCGCATCCGCGCGGCGCAGCGCCGGCCGGCGCTGCCGGCGGCGGCCGAGCGCGAGGCGCTCACCGACTATCTGGCGCGGCACCCGGTCGGCCCGCGTCCTGATCTGCCAGGCGATCTCGTCGAGTTGTTCGTCACGCAATCGCGCAAGATGGCGACCAGTGTCGCGTGCGTCGATGGGCCGCAGCAGGTGCCGGCTGCGGTGGCGGCCTATCTGCACGAGCACAAGCTTGCCACGACCGCAGTCGCGTGGCCCGCGCTCGCTGATTACGGATGGGCGGATGTCGGCCGCCAACTCGAATTCAGGATGCCGCGCGACGGCGACTTGACCGGCATTACCGGGTGCTTTTGCGCGGTGGCCGAGACCGGTACGCTAGCGCTGTTGTCGGGCGAGGACGAGTTCGTGTCGGCGGGCCTGTTGCCGCAGACGCATATTGCAATCGTGCCGGCGTCGCGCGTCGTCGGCGGCCTCGAGGACGCGTTTGCCTTGATGCGTGCCGAGCGCGGCGAATTGCCGCGCGCGGTCAACTTCATTTCAGGTCCGTCGCGTACCGGCGACATCGAACAAACCATTGTGCTAGGTGCGCATGGTCCTTATCGCGTTCATGCAGTCGTTGTGCGTGACGCGTGA
- a CDS encoding sodium:proton antiporter → MTRFFAFLPAGVVLACIPLAACAADVDGSQLGLHWALPFAGMLLSIALLPLLAPTFWHRHFGKIAAAWALAFLVPFAASFGAGAALASLAHAAIAEYVPFIVLLAALYTVAGGICVRGNLHGSPVLNTGLIALGTLLASIMGTTGAAMLLIRPLLRANDNRRHAAHVVVFFIFLVANAGGALSPLGDPPLFLGFLNGVDFFWTTVHLALPALFVTATVLSVFYVLDSYYFRRDGNPGPARVKLTPDLRGVAIDGKVNFALLACIIVLVLISGVWKPRVQFDVFGVPVQLQNMLRDAGLLVVLFVSLRVTPSSARDGNGFSWAPIDEVAKLFAGIFVTIAPVIAMLHAGQRGAFADAVQWTLQDGQATVPLYFWVTGLLSSFLDNAPTYLVFFNIAGGDAQTLMTSGASTLAAISAGAVFMGANTYIGNAPNFMVKAIAESRGVRMPSFFGFIGWSACVLLPVFAMTTWLFFWH, encoded by the coding sequence ATGACGAGGTTTTTTGCCTTTCTGCCGGCGGGTGTAGTACTCGCCTGTATTCCGCTTGCCGCGTGCGCGGCCGACGTCGATGGCTCGCAACTAGGCCTGCATTGGGCGCTGCCGTTTGCTGGCATGCTGCTGTCGATCGCGTTGCTGCCGCTGCTGGCTCCGACGTTCTGGCACCGCCATTTCGGCAAAATCGCGGCGGCTTGGGCGCTGGCCTTCCTGGTGCCGTTCGCCGCGTCGTTCGGCGCCGGCGCAGCACTTGCGTCGCTCGCCCATGCCGCAATTGCTGAGTATGTGCCGTTTATCGTGTTGCTGGCCGCGCTGTATACGGTGGCCGGCGGCATCTGCGTGCGCGGCAATCTACATGGATCACCCGTGCTCAATACTGGTCTGATTGCGCTTGGCACGCTGCTAGCAAGCATCATGGGAACGACGGGCGCGGCGATGCTGCTGATCCGGCCGTTGTTGCGGGCCAATGACAATCGCCGGCATGCTGCGCATGTGGTGGTGTTCTTTATTTTCCTGGTCGCGAATGCGGGCGGCGCGTTGTCACCGCTCGGCGATCCGCCATTGTTTCTCGGCTTCCTGAACGGTGTCGATTTTTTCTGGACAACTGTGCATTTGGCGTTGCCGGCCCTGTTCGTCACCGCCACGGTGCTGTCGGTGTTCTACGTGCTGGATAGCTATTATTTCAGGCGTGACGGCAACCCGGGGCCGGCGCGGGTGAAGCTGACACCGGACTTGCGCGGCGTTGCGATCGACGGCAAAGTGAACTTCGCACTGCTGGCGTGCATCATCGTCCTGGTGCTGATAAGCGGCGTCTGGAAACCTCGCGTGCAATTCGACGTTTTCGGCGTGCCAGTCCAGTTGCAAAACATGCTCCGTGACGCCGGACTGTTGGTCGTGCTGTTCGTGTCGCTGCGCGTGACGCCATCCTCCGCGCGCGATGGCAATGGCTTTAGCTGGGCGCCAATCGATGAGGTCGCCAAGCTCTTCGCCGGCATCTTCGTGACGATTGCACCGGTAATCGCGATGCTGCATGCCGGACAGCGGGGCGCGTTCGCCGACGCGGTGCAGTGGACGCTGCAGGACGGCCAAGCCACCGTACCCCTGTATTTCTGGGTGACAGGGTTGTTGTCATCGTTCCTGGACAATGCGCCGACCTACCTGGTGTTTTTCAACATCGCGGGCGGCGACGCGCAGACGTTGATGACCTCCGGTGCGTCGACACTCGCGGCGATTTCCGCTGGCGCGGTATTCATGGGAGCGAATACGTACATTGGCAACGCGCCGAACTTCATGGTCAAGGCCATTGCCGAGTCGCGCGGTGTGCGCATGCCGAGCTTTTTCGGCTTCATTGGATGGTCGGCCTGCGTACTGTTGCCGGTATTCGCGATGACGACATGGCTCTTTTTCTGGCATTGA